The following proteins are encoded in a genomic region of Thermococcus henrietii:
- a CDS encoding phosphoglycerate kinase: protein MFRLTDFNFHGKTVFLRVDLNSPVENGRITSDARFRAVLPTVKHLVEDGAKVVIGTHQSRPYKGDYITTEQHAQILGELLGVNVEYVEDIFGKLARDRIRAMKPGEVLMLENLRFSAEEVFYRPLEECERTFFVRKLAPLIDYVVNDAFAAAHRSQPSLVGFARLKPMVMGHLMEKEIDALSKAYESDERPRVYVLGGAKVDDSLRVAENVLRKGKADLILTGGLVGHVFTLAKGFNLGDANLEFMEKKGLLELVDWAERILDEFYPYVRTPVDFAVDRGGERFEVDLLSDEKWLFDRYPILDIGSRTVEKYREILLNAKIIVANGPMGVFEREEFAVGTVGVFRAIAESRAFSVVGGGHSIASIYRYNIKGISHVSTGGGAMLSFFAGEKLPVLEAFRISYELFS from the coding sequence ATGTTCAGGCTCACCGACTTCAACTTTCACGGCAAAACGGTGTTTCTGAGGGTGGATTTGAACTCTCCGGTTGAGAACGGACGGATTACGAGTGACGCGCGCTTCAGGGCAGTTCTTCCGACGGTGAAGCACCTCGTCGAAGACGGGGCGAAGGTCGTAATAGGAACCCACCAGAGCAGGCCCTACAAGGGCGACTACATAACAACGGAGCAACACGCCCAAATCCTCGGTGAGCTTCTCGGGGTGAACGTTGAGTACGTCGAGGACATCTTTGGGAAGCTCGCGAGGGATAGAATAAGGGCCATGAAACCCGGAGAAGTTCTCATGCTTGAAAACCTCCGCTTCTCGGCCGAAGAGGTCTTCTACCGGCCCCTTGAGGAGTGCGAGAGGACGTTCTTCGTGAGAAAGCTCGCCCCGCTCATAGACTACGTCGTCAACGACGCCTTCGCCGCGGCACACAGGAGTCAGCCCTCTCTCGTTGGCTTCGCCCGGCTGAAGCCTATGGTGATGGGCCACCTGATGGAAAAGGAGATAGATGCCCTCAGCAAGGCCTACGAGAGCGACGAGAGGCCAAGGGTTTACGTGCTCGGCGGTGCGAAGGTTGACGACTCGCTCAGGGTGGCGGAAAACGTCCTTCGGAAGGGAAAGGCTGACCTAATCCTCACAGGCGGTCTCGTCGGCCACGTGTTTACCCTCGCGAAGGGCTTCAACCTTGGAGATGCCAACCTTGAGTTCATGGAAAAGAAGGGCCTCCTCGAGCTTGTTGACTGGGCCGAGAGGATACTCGACGAGTTCTATCCCTACGTGAGAACCCCTGTTGACTTTGCCGTTGACCGCGGTGGGGAGCGCTTCGAGGTTGACCTGCTGAGCGACGAGAAGTGGCTCTTCGACCGCTACCCAATCCTTGACATCGGTTCCCGGACGGTGGAGAAGTACCGCGAGATTCTCCTGAACGCGAAAATCATCGTTGCCAACGGCCCGATGGGCGTCTTCGAGAGGGAAGAGTTCGCGGTCGGGACTGTGGGCGTTTTCCGGGCGATAGCCGAGAGCAGAGCGTTCAGCGTCGTCGGCGGTGGCCACTCGATAGCGAGCATCTACAGGTACAACATAAAGGGCATAAGCCACGTCTCGACCGGCGGTGGGGCGATGCTAAGCTTCTTCGCAGGGGAAAAGCTTCCCGTTCTTGAGGCCTTCAGGATAAGCTACGAGCTCTTTTCCTGA
- a CDS encoding restriction endonuclease produces MTWTAELVRKLPRETLIDYIIEVLGRMGFKNYERVSDRGRWGIDIVAIRDDPIAGMEKLIIKVHTDSLASAKDINVFGDLLDKYKADRGILVAPIGFTKDARSTVAKEYRGRIVMWDADKLAVTFSNYGLEAPKIEEEKDEEEEKSPLEEFELDAPLLYEFSPEEITRLIAKKASTEYPVKPAELRIKSMKVVLTSAYILSWSVDEKNERDKAVVFSKENVVPKALSSELATPVKKALLNDSSTIKATEREIINQISPSESVIILKERLAKELGVTEGQVRIQDRKKVYIPESVEVELQVGENEGKARVNPVTGEVEFEMKPLPEEFFEEKVREIVENRIGESPETMELTREGWKVKVTGKTKRFTFEFKFNAYTGKILIAETVLTDEALKELLTRTYPEGEILSLEKGKKVAVADVKLRDGIAVVEVNLENGSLKEVRKLPSPEEALDNARRVIEENFPLRNLEMKGSRVIEHKFLELELEGEGGKALVKVDGATRDVLDYIVEITPEKAKELVKEKYPDFKVRDVEEKEASYLVTAENERHAIKVKVSKDGKLIEETDRVLLEDVAREIAVEKVKQIDETAELKSLKLENDWVAEFQGGTKVGKLILDRKTGEVKEEDVRFTEVALENSFHEHIRKIYGETELRTERLTHYKEQNYIHIKVAGKDHLYYARIDTRTGKIISEDRAPAKGLTAKLKQLQLESKYK; encoded by the coding sequence ATGACTTGGACGGCTGAACTCGTGAGAAAGCTTCCCCGCGAGACGCTCATCGATTACATAATCGAAGTTCTAGGGAGGATGGGCTTCAAGAACTACGAACGCGTCAGCGATCGAGGACGGTGGGGTATAGACATAGTCGCAATTAGAGACGACCCCATAGCGGGGATGGAAAAGCTAATTATAAAAGTTCACACGGACTCCCTTGCCTCTGCCAAGGACATCAACGTCTTCGGCGACCTTCTTGACAAGTACAAAGCCGACAGGGGAATCCTGGTGGCCCCGATAGGCTTTACGAAGGACGCGAGGAGCACCGTTGCGAAGGAGTACCGCGGGAGAATCGTCATGTGGGACGCCGACAAGCTCGCCGTTACATTCTCAAACTACGGCCTAGAGGCTCCGAAGATTGAAGAGGAGAAGGACGAGGAAGAGGAAAAGAGCCCGCTCGAAGAGTTCGAGCTTGACGCACCGCTCCTCTACGAGTTCTCGCCCGAGGAGATAACAAGGCTCATAGCAAAGAAGGCGAGCACCGAGTACCCCGTCAAGCCCGCCGAGCTGAGGATAAAATCAATGAAGGTCGTTCTCACGAGCGCTTACATACTCTCCTGGAGCGTTGACGAGAAAAACGAACGCGATAAAGCCGTCGTGTTCTCGAAGGAGAACGTGGTTCCGAAGGCCCTCTCAAGCGAACTCGCCACCCCGGTTAAGAAGGCCCTCCTCAACGACAGTTCTACGATAAAAGCCACCGAGAGGGAAATAATAAACCAGATAAGCCCCAGCGAGTCCGTGATAATCCTCAAAGAGAGGCTCGCGAAGGAGCTCGGCGTTACAGAGGGACAGGTCAGGATACAGGACCGAAAGAAGGTGTACATCCCGGAGAGCGTTGAAGTCGAGCTCCAGGTCGGGGAGAACGAGGGGAAGGCGAGGGTCAACCCCGTCACCGGTGAAGTGGAGTTCGAGATGAAGCCCCTGCCGGAGGAGTTCTTTGAGGAGAAGGTAAGAGAAATAGTGGAAAATCGCATTGGCGAGAGTCCTGAAACGATGGAGCTCACCAGGGAGGGCTGGAAGGTAAAGGTAACCGGAAAAACAAAGCGCTTTACCTTCGAGTTCAAGTTCAACGCCTACACCGGAAAAATATTGATAGCAGAGACTGTTTTAACAGACGAAGCGCTGAAAGAACTTCTCACAAGGACGTATCCTGAGGGCGAAATCCTGAGCCTTGAGAAGGGCAAGAAGGTGGCCGTCGCCGACGTCAAGCTCAGGGACGGGATAGCGGTCGTTGAGGTCAACCTCGAGAACGGAAGCCTGAAGGAGGTCAGAAAGCTCCCCTCACCTGAGGAGGCCCTCGACAACGCAAGGAGGGTCATCGAGGAGAACTTCCCGCTGAGAAACCTTGAGATGAAGGGAAGCAGGGTCATAGAGCACAAGTTCCTTGAACTCGAACTTGAGGGCGAAGGTGGGAAGGCCCTCGTAAAGGTTGACGGCGCGACGAGGGACGTTCTTGACTACATCGTCGAGATAACCCCGGAGAAGGCTAAAGAGCTGGTGAAGGAGAAGTATCCGGACTTCAAGGTAAGGGACGTTGAGGAGAAAGAGGCTTCCTACCTCGTCACCGCAGAGAACGAAAGGCACGCGATAAAGGTTAAGGTCAGCAAGGACGGCAAGCTGATAGAGGAAACCGACCGCGTTCTGCTCGAGGACGTTGCGAGGGAAATAGCGGTTGAGAAGGTTAAGCAAATCGACGAGACGGCGGAGCTCAAGTCGTTAAAGCTTGAAAACGACTGGGTTGCAGAGTTCCAGGGCGGAACGAAGGTCGGAAAGCTAATCCTCGACAGGAAGACCGGCGAGGTCAAGGAGGAAGACGTCCGCTTCACGGAGGTTGCCCTCGAGAACAGCTTCCACGAGCACATACGGAAGATTTACGGCGAAACCGAGCTGAGAACCGAGAGGCTGACCCACTACAAGGAGCAGAATTACATCCACATAAAGGTCGCGGGCAAAGACCACCTCTACTACGCGAGGATTGACACGAGAACGGGGAAGATAATAAGCGAGGACAGGGCCCCGGCGAAGGGCCTGACGGCGAAGCTCAAACAGCTCCAGCTGGAGAGCAAGTACAAGTGA
- a CDS encoding acyl-CoA mutase large subunit family protein — translation MTFDKEKLAKIREEEKRWEETTVKKFIEKRPERKEKFMTDDGFEIKRLYTPADLGEDWDYLEKLGFPGEYPFTRGVYATMYRGRFWTMRQYAGYATAEESNKRYKYLLEQGQTGLSVAFDLPTQLGYDSDHPMAEGEVGKVGVAIDSLWDMRILFDGIPLDKVSTSMTINSTAANLLAMYILVAEEQGVPQEKLRGTVQNDILKEYIARGTYIFPPGPSMRLTTDIIMYCAENIPKWNSISISGYHIREAGANAVQEVAFTLADGIEYVKAVIERGMDVDKFAGRLSFFFNAHNNFLEEIAKFRAARRLWAYIMKEWFNAKNPRSMMLRFHTQTAGSTLTAQQPENNIIRVAIQALAAVLGGTQSLHTNSYDEALSLPTEKSVRIALRTQQIIAYESGVVDTVDPLGGAYYIEWLTDHIYEEALKYIEKIQKMGGMMRAIERGYIQKEIADAAYKYQKEIEEGKRIIVGVNKFQTDEPLEVEILKVNPSIREKQIERLKKLRSERDSKKVEEALDKLRNAAETDDENLMPYIIEAHRHLATLGEVTDVLREVWGEYRAPLIF, via the coding sequence ATGACCTTCGATAAGGAGAAGCTCGCCAAGATTCGCGAGGAGGAGAAGCGCTGGGAGGAGACCACTGTCAAGAAGTTCATCGAGAAGAGACCAGAGAGAAAGGAGAAGTTCATGACAGATGACGGTTTCGAGATTAAGAGGCTCTACACTCCCGCTGACCTCGGCGAGGACTGGGACTACCTTGAGAAGCTCGGATTCCCCGGCGAGTATCCCTTCACGCGCGGTGTCTACGCAACGATGTACCGTGGCAGATTCTGGACGATGAGGCAGTACGCGGGCTACGCCACCGCCGAGGAGAGCAACAAGCGCTACAAGTACCTCCTCGAGCAGGGGCAGACCGGTTTGAGCGTCGCCTTTGACCTGCCGACTCAGCTCGGCTACGATTCCGACCACCCCATGGCCGAGGGAGAGGTCGGAAAGGTCGGCGTTGCCATTGATTCGCTCTGGGACATGAGGATTCTCTTCGACGGCATTCCTCTCGACAAGGTCTCAACGAGCATGACGATTAACTCGACCGCGGCAAACCTGCTCGCGATGTACATTCTGGTTGCCGAAGAGCAGGGCGTTCCCCAGGAGAAGCTCCGCGGAACGGTTCAGAACGACATCCTGAAGGAGTACATAGCGAGGGGAACCTACATCTTCCCGCCCGGGCCGAGCATGCGCCTTACAACGGACATCATAATGTACTGTGCCGAGAACATACCGAAGTGGAACTCGATAAGCATAAGTGGTTACCATATCAGAGAGGCCGGAGCCAACGCGGTCCAGGAGGTTGCCTTCACCCTGGCTGACGGTATCGAGTACGTCAAGGCCGTCATCGAGCGCGGTATGGACGTTGACAAGTTCGCCGGAAGGCTGAGCTTCTTCTTCAACGCTCACAACAACTTCCTCGAGGAGATTGCGAAGTTTAGGGCCGCGAGGAGGCTCTGGGCCTACATCATGAAGGAGTGGTTCAACGCCAAGAACCCGCGCTCCATGATGCTCCGCTTCCACACCCAGACGGCAGGTTCAACCCTTACGGCTCAACAGCCTGAGAACAACATCATCCGCGTTGCCATTCAGGCCCTCGCGGCGGTTCTCGGCGGAACCCAGAGTTTACACACCAACTCCTACGACGAGGCCCTCTCGCTCCCGACCGAGAAGAGCGTAAGGATTGCCCTGAGGACCCAGCAGATTATCGCCTACGAGAGCGGTGTCGTTGACACCGTTGACCCGCTCGGAGGTGCCTACTACATCGAGTGGCTCACCGACCACATCTACGAAGAAGCTCTGAAGTACATCGAGAAGATTCAGAAGATGGGTGGAATGATGAGGGCAATCGAGAGGGGCTACATTCAGAAGGAGATTGCCGATGCCGCCTACAAGTACCAGAAGGAAATCGAGGAGGGCAAGAGGATAATCGTCGGCGTCAACAAGTTCCAGACGGATGAACCCCTTGAGGTCGAGATACTCAAGGTCAACCCGAGCATCCGCGAGAAGCAGATTGAGCGCCTCAAGAAGCTTCGCTCCGAGAGGGACAGCAAGAAGGTTGAAGAAGCTCTCGATAAGCTCAGAAACGCGGCCGAAACCGACGACGAGAACCTCATGCCCTACATCATCGAGGCCCACAGGCACCTCGCGACCCTCGGCGAGGTCACCGATGTCCTTCGCGAGGTCTGGGGCGAGTACAGGGCGCCATTGATATTCTGA
- a CDS encoding ABC transporter permease produces MTPVFETEFLRLIRSRKFKLLFLVTIFPAVIYLLSPNASGTGVEPLKKGFEGIFADLLPNYWLGIIGQLIAVIIMSDLIAGEIDRGTIRLILARPIGIGEFLAGKFLAGLSALLVLFGIPYAVVWLYAPLPYRAGLAGVKALAVDFGAVLASTAVILAFLGALSMFLAVLVRRPLYATLATFGILFLGQFLLPQVPYFEHPERLTLGYQALVMLKMSFENLSVAGTPWKTVVAFAVASAGLLSATWLLLVKGEFPD; encoded by the coding sequence ATGACGCCGGTTTTCGAGACCGAGTTTCTAAGGCTAATCCGCTCGCGGAAGTTCAAGCTGCTCTTCCTCGTTACGATTTTCCCGGCGGTAATCTACCTGCTCAGCCCCAACGCGAGCGGGACGGGGGTTGAACCTCTTAAGAAGGGCTTTGAGGGCATCTTCGCCGACCTGCTTCCAAACTACTGGCTCGGGATAATCGGCCAGCTCATAGCGGTCATAATAATGAGCGACCTCATCGCCGGAGAGATTGACAGGGGCACGATAAGGCTAATCCTCGCGAGGCCCATCGGAATCGGCGAGTTCCTTGCCGGGAAGTTCCTCGCGGGTTTATCTGCACTCCTCGTGCTCTTCGGAATCCCCTACGCGGTGGTCTGGCTCTACGCTCCCCTTCCCTACCGCGCGGGTTTGGCCGGGGTTAAGGCCCTCGCCGTTGACTTTGGGGCGGTCCTCGCTTCGACCGCCGTAATCCTGGCCTTTCTCGGGGCGCTCTCGATGTTTTTGGCGGTCCTCGTCAGGAGGCCCCTCTACGCAACCCTCGCCACGTTCGGGATACTCTTCCTCGGCCAGTTCCTCCTTCCGCAGGTTCCCTACTTCGAGCACCCCGAGAGGCTGACCCTCGGCTATCAGGCCCTCGTGATGTTGAAGATGAGCTTTGAAAACCTGAGCGTGGCCGGAACGCCCTGGAAGACTGTGGTGGCCTTTGCAGTTGCCTCCGCCGGCCTGCTCTCCGCCACGTGGCTCCTCCTCGTCAAAGGGGAGTTTCCGGACTGA
- a CDS encoding ABC transporter ATP-binding protein: MADYAIETLRLTKFFGKRNVVYNLDLRVPKGVVYGFLGPNGAGKTTTIKMLTGALKPTYGEIRILGLEMPRERVEIMRKVGYMPEKPLAYEDMTVFEFLVYMGRLSGLGREEARARARELMSYTGVGRLAFNRVRELSSGQRQRVSFASALIGDPELLILDEPTSNLDPIGRIEFIGKVLELAKAGKTVFLSSHIVSEIERTCNYVGIIKDGQMIEQGRVKDLTRFESNDYDVVVSDNARLMEFLRDKVYVREVWEEEGILRVRLDERFAERFFTEVPRFIGENGLALKLFKPHTSPLERILMKRFNAGWEE; the protein is encoded by the coding sequence ATGGCCGACTACGCCATTGAGACCCTCAGGCTCACCAAGTTCTTCGGAAAGCGCAACGTCGTCTACAACCTCGACCTTAGGGTTCCGAAGGGGGTCGTTTACGGCTTCCTCGGGCCGAACGGGGCAGGAAAGACGACGACAATCAAGATGCTCACCGGCGCGCTGAAGCCGACCTACGGTGAGATTAGGATTCTGGGCCTTGAGATGCCCCGTGAGAGGGTTGAAATCATGAGGAAGGTCGGCTATATGCCCGAGAAGCCCTTGGCATACGAGGACATGACTGTTTTCGAGTTTCTGGTTTATATGGGCAGGCTCTCCGGCCTTGGGCGGGAGGAGGCGAGGGCGCGGGCGAGGGAGCTGATGTCCTACACCGGCGTCGGAAGGCTCGCCTTCAACAGGGTGAGGGAGCTCTCGAGCGGGCAGAGGCAGAGGGTTTCCTTCGCGTCCGCCCTAATCGGCGACCCCGAACTGCTCATCCTCGACGAGCCGACCAGCAACCTCGACCCCATCGGCAGGATAGAGTTCATAGGAAAGGTTCTCGAGCTGGCGAAGGCTGGAAAGACGGTCTTCCTGTCGAGCCACATAGTCAGCGAAATCGAGAGGACGTGCAACTACGTGGGCATAATCAAGGACGGCCAGATGATAGAGCAGGGGCGCGTCAAAGACCTGACGAGGTTCGAGAGCAACGACTACGACGTGGTCGTCTCGGACAACGCCCGGCTGATGGAGTTCCTGCGCGACAAGGTTTACGTGCGCGAGGTCTGGGAGGAAGAGGGAATCCTGCGGGTTCGCCTCGACGAGCGCTTCGCGGAGAGGTTCTTCACGGAGGTTCCTCGGTTTATAGGCGAGAACGGCCTCGCGCTGAAGCTCTTCAAGCCCCACACGAGTCCGCTGGAGAGAATCCTCATGAAGCGCTTCAACGCGGGGTGGGAGGAATGA
- a CDS encoding MBL fold metallo-hydrolase, translating to MLVKGIGLDSSARFTFQSHAHSDHFVSGEVIFATRATKFLSHLRKGGFYREVGFRKTFYIGDVKAKLYPAGHMLGSAGIKLWLDTGTLFYTGDTKWFKLRTAEKSRFPRADFLIIEATFGVPAFTFPTPREAEKKLVAFVEEALDRGKRPVLYVNQTGKAQEVMKILDVHGITVRPSREMIKVARVYSKFGVRFGNIERDGEVILRSYRSPRVENSLSPWELTVSGFGRLRLSNHADFWELVRIVERVKPERIFTVYGFAREFAEILRGLGYDAEPAERTSELTV from the coding sequence ATGCTCGTCAAAGGTATCGGCCTCGACAGCTCGGCTCGCTTCACCTTCCAGAGCCACGCCCACAGTGACCACTTCGTTAGCGGGGAGGTTATCTTCGCGACCAGGGCGACGAAGTTCCTCAGCCACCTCCGCAAGGGCGGGTTCTACCGCGAGGTCGGGTTCAGGAAGACCTTCTACATCGGCGATGTTAAGGCGAAGCTCTATCCAGCTGGACATATGCTCGGTTCGGCCGGAATAAAGCTCTGGCTCGATACCGGAACGCTCTTCTACACCGGCGACACCAAGTGGTTCAAGCTGAGAACGGCAGAGAAGAGTCGCTTCCCGAGGGCAGACTTCCTGATAATCGAGGCCACCTTCGGCGTTCCAGCTTTCACGTTCCCAACTCCAAGGGAAGCGGAGAAGAAGCTGGTCGCCTTCGTCGAAGAAGCGCTTGACAGGGGAAAGAGGCCCGTTCTCTACGTGAACCAGACCGGGAAGGCGCAGGAGGTTATGAAGATACTCGACGTCCACGGGATAACCGTAAGGCCCTCGCGCGAGATGATAAAAGTGGCGAGGGTTTACTCCAAGTTCGGAGTTCGCTTTGGCAACATCGAGAGGGATGGGGAGGTAATCCTCCGCTCCTACCGCTCGCCGAGGGTCGAGAACTCTTTAAGCCCCTGGGAGCTAACCGTTTCCGGCTTCGGGAGGCTGAGACTCAGCAACCACGCCGACTTCTGGGAGCTGGTGAGGATAGTGGAAAGGGTGAAGCCTGAGAGAATCTTCACCGTCTACGGCTTTGCCCGGGAGTTCGCCGAAATCCTCAGGGGGCTCGGCTACGATGCCGAACCCGCGGAAAGAACATCAGAGCTCACAGTTTAA
- a CDS encoding Hsp20/alpha crystallin family protein — MVWRRDRYWDPFDIMREIQEEIDAIFRDFMRGPRLWSYREPERIEISETWREPFVDIFDRGDRFVITVELPGVRKEDIKLRVTEDTVYIEAQIKREKELEEEGAIRIERYYSGYRRVIRLPEEVIPEKARARYNNGVLEIELPKKAPKKTEDEGFEVKIE, encoded by the coding sequence ATGGTCTGGAGGAGGGACCGCTACTGGGACCCGTTTGACATAATGAGGGAAATCCAGGAGGAGATTGACGCCATATTCCGCGACTTCATGAGGGGCCCAAGGCTCTGGAGCTACCGCGAGCCGGAGCGCATTGAAATCAGCGAAACCTGGAGAGAGCCCTTCGTGGACATCTTTGACAGGGGAGACAGGTTCGTCATCACCGTCGAGCTCCCCGGAGTCAGAAAGGAGGACATCAAGCTCAGGGTTACGGAAGACACCGTCTACATCGAGGCCCAGATAAAGCGCGAGAAGGAGCTCGAGGAGGAGGGCGCGATAAGAATCGAGCGCTACTACAGCGGTTACAGAAGGGTCATCAGGCTTCCTGAGGAGGTCATCCCCGAGAAAGCCAGGGCCCGCTACAACAACGGCGTCCTCGAAATCGAGCTTCCCAAGAAGGCCCCGAAGAAGACCGAGGACGAGGGCTTCGAGGTCAAGATTGAGTGA
- a CDS encoding CDC48 family AAA ATPase, protein MSERKEIKLKVASAYQRDVGRGIVRIDRTAMRELNVQPGDIVEIIGTKNTAAVVWPAYPEDEGLNIIRMDGTIRKNAGVGLGDEVTVRKADVKEAKKVIVAPTEPIRFGRDFVEWLHSRLVGRPVVRGDYIKIGILGQELTFVVTATTPAGIVQITEFTDFQVSEKPVKEVAKTATLGVTYEDIGGLKDVIQKVREMIELPLKHPEIFEKLGIEPPKGVLLYGPPGTGKTLLAKAVANEANAHFIAINGPEIMSKYYGESEERLREVFKEAEENAPAIIFIDEIDAIAPKREETHGEVEKRVVSQLLTLMDGLKSRGKVIVIGATNRPDAIDPALRRPGRFDRELEVGVPDKQGRKEILQIHTRGMPIEPDFRRDKVIEILEKLRGDERFRDVIDRAIEKVEKAKDEEEIKRALRELDERLYDEVKARLIDALLEELAEVTHGFVGADLAALAREAAMAALRRLIKEGKIDFEAEHIPREVLEDLKVTRKDFYEALKMVEPSALREVLLEVPNVRWEDIGGLEDVKQELREAVEWPLKYPEAFMGLGITPPKGILLYGPPGTGKTLLAKAVANESEANFIAIKGPEVLSKWVGESEKNIREIFRKARQAAPTVIFIDEIDAIAPRRGTDVNRVTDRLINQLLTEMDGIQENSGVVVIGATNRPDIIDPALLRPGRFDRLILVPAPDEKARLEIFKVHTRKVPLAEDVNLEELAKRTEGYTGADIEAVVREAAMLAMRRALQEGIIKPGMKADEIRRKVKVTMKDFEEALKKIGPSVSKETMEYYRKIQEQFKQSRG, encoded by the coding sequence ATGAGCGAGAGGAAGGAAATCAAGCTTAAGGTCGCGTCCGCTTATCAGAGGGACGTTGGAAGGGGAATCGTCAGGATTGACAGGACCGCCATGCGCGAGCTCAACGTCCAGCCGGGCGACATAGTCGAGATTATCGGAACCAAGAACACCGCAGCGGTCGTCTGGCCCGCTTACCCGGAGGACGAGGGACTCAACATCATCAGAATGGACGGAACCATCAGGAAGAACGCCGGCGTCGGACTCGGCGACGAGGTTACGGTTAGGAAGGCCGACGTTAAGGAGGCTAAAAAGGTCATCGTTGCCCCGACCGAGCCGATTAGGTTTGGAAGGGACTTCGTCGAGTGGCTCCACAGCAGGCTCGTCGGCAGGCCCGTCGTCAGGGGAGACTACATCAAGATAGGAATCCTCGGTCAGGAACTCACGTTCGTCGTCACCGCGACAACTCCGGCCGGAATAGTCCAGATAACCGAGTTCACCGACTTCCAGGTCAGCGAGAAGCCCGTCAAGGAGGTCGCCAAGACCGCAACGCTCGGCGTTACCTACGAGGACATCGGTGGCCTGAAGGACGTCATCCAGAAGGTCAGGGAGATGATTGAGCTCCCGCTCAAGCACCCGGAGATATTCGAGAAGCTCGGCATCGAGCCTCCGAAGGGTGTCCTGCTCTACGGTCCTCCGGGAACGGGTAAGACCCTCCTCGCGAAGGCCGTCGCCAACGAGGCAAACGCCCACTTCATAGCCATCAACGGGCCGGAGATAATGAGCAAGTACTACGGTGAGAGCGAAGAGAGGCTCAGGGAGGTCTTCAAGGAGGCCGAGGAGAACGCACCGGCGATAATCTTCATCGACGAGATTGATGCCATCGCTCCAAAGAGAGAGGAGACCCACGGTGAGGTTGAGAAGCGCGTCGTCAGCCAGCTCCTGACGCTGATGGACGGTCTCAAGAGCAGGGGCAAGGTCATAGTCATCGGTGCCACCAACAGGCCCGACGCCATCGACCCGGCTCTCAGGAGACCCGGAAGGTTTGACAGGGAGCTTGAGGTCGGCGTCCCGGACAAGCAGGGCAGAAAGGAGATACTCCAGATACACACCAGAGGAATGCCCATCGAGCCAGACTTCAGGAGGGACAAGGTGATAGAGATACTCGAGAAGCTCCGCGGTGACGAGAGGTTCAGGGACGTTATCGACAGGGCTATAGAGAAGGTCGAGAAGGCGAAGGACGAGGAGGAAATAAAGAGGGCCCTCAGGGAGCTCGACGAGAGGCTCTACGACGAGGTCAAGGCGAGGCTCATCGACGCGCTCCTCGAGGAGCTGGCCGAGGTCACCCACGGCTTCGTCGGAGCGGACCTCGCGGCTCTGGCGAGAGAGGCGGCGATGGCGGCGCTCAGGAGGCTCATCAAGGAGGGCAAGATTGACTTCGAGGCCGAGCACATACCCAGGGAAGTCCTCGAGGATCTCAAGGTCACCAGGAAGGACTTCTACGAGGCCCTCAAGATGGTCGAGCCGTCAGCGCTCAGGGAGGTCCTCCTCGAGGTGCCGAACGTCCGCTGGGAGGACATCGGAGGTCTCGAAGACGTCAAGCAGGAGCTCCGCGAGGCAGTAGAATGGCCACTCAAGTACCCGGAGGCCTTCATGGGACTCGGAATCACCCCGCCGAAGGGAATCCTGCTCTACGGTCCGCCGGGAACCGGTAAAACGTTACTCGCCAAGGCCGTGGCGAACGAGAGCGAGGCCAACTTCATCGCCATCAAGGGTCCAGAGGTGCTCAGCAAGTGGGTCGGCGAGAGCGAGAAGAACATCAGGGAGATATTCAGGAAGGCCAGGCAGGCGGCTCCAACGGTGATATTCATCGACGAGATTGACGCAATAGCTCCGCGCAGGGGAACCGACGTCAACCGCGTAACCGACAGGCTCATCAACCAGCTCCTCACCGAGATGGATGGAATCCAGGAGAACAGCGGTGTCGTCGTCATAGGTGCCACCAACAGGCCGGACATCATCGACCCGGCCCTGCTCAGGCCAGGAAGGTTCGACAGGCTGATACTCGTGCCAGCGCCGGACGAGAAGGCCAGGCTGGAAATATTCAAGGTGCACACCAGGAAGGTCCCGCTCGCGGAGGACGTGAACCTCGAGGAGCTCGCCAAGAGAACAGAGGGCTACACCGGTGCCGACATCGAGGCCGTCGTCAGAGAGGCCGCGATGCTCGCCATGAGGAGAGCGCTCCAGGAGGGCATCATCAAGCCCGGCATGAAGGCCGACGAAATCAGGAGAAAGGTCAAGGTCACCATGAAGGACTTCGAGGAGGCCCTGAAAAAGATTGGGCCGTCGGTGAGCAAGGAGACGATGGAGTACTACAGGAAGATACAGGAGCAGTTCAAGCAGTCCCGCGGTTGA